A region from the Chitinophaga sp. Cy-1792 genome encodes:
- a CDS encoding alpha-L-rhamnosidase C-terminal domain-containing protein, which yields MKRPVVLLLLLLGFTEVAIAQKARWIWYPGDFDIWLSNKVQNRRTEKGSFYPVFWKMDSHYVLVEFHKVVELKEPKQIAIHAEGTYNVKLDGNLIPGTPEKVWVPAGKHKINIKVFSQATVPSVWIAGKTICSDASWRVTIEDKEWIDETGKASDVSATTYHYAATGEFADPMQPPSAYKLPVVRKSAVATTSGLTDFGKETFGYIKLHGLRGKGKLTIYYGESKEEALSTAGAETLDQLTVDLPVKKDSVMPLSKAFRFVNIVKEGNVVLDSVSMLYEYADLPDKGSFSCSDPELNKIYDVAKYTLHLCSREFFIDGIKRDRWIWSGDAYQSDLMNYYLMNDNTTVTRTLYALRGKDPVTSHINTIMDYTFYWFMGIYDYYLYTGDEQFMRQNYERMKSLISWVLERRNKDGLLEWRPGDWIFIDWAAGLSKEGAISFEQLLFARSLETMSLCAKLVNDKDGAVYYGELATTLRKKLFDYYWSSQKNALVHSRINGQPTETVTRYANMFAIFFDYFDAAQKQAVKKSVLLNDDVQKITTPYMRFYELEALCAMGEQAYVLKEMKDYWGGMLQLGATSFWEEYKPGLTGADHYAMYGRPFGKSLCHAWGASPIYLLGKYYLGVKPLTAGYKTYLVQPELGGLQWMKGAVPTPDGNILVDVSTKQIKVHAPAGTGTLRIKSKTMPAGNDIEVISAGDNNYEITIKPARDYVINYTAL from the coding sequence ATGAAAAGACCAGTCGTTCTCTTATTGTTGCTGCTAGGGTTTACGGAGGTGGCTATTGCTCAGAAGGCCCGATGGATATGGTATCCGGGTGATTTTGATATCTGGCTGAGTAATAAAGTGCAGAACAGAAGAACAGAAAAAGGTAGTTTTTATCCGGTATTCTGGAAGATGGACAGCCATTATGTGCTGGTAGAATTTCATAAAGTAGTGGAACTGAAAGAACCCAAGCAAATTGCCATTCATGCGGAAGGCACCTATAATGTAAAGCTGGATGGGAATTTAATACCCGGCACCCCTGAAAAAGTATGGGTGCCGGCAGGTAAACATAAAATTAATATAAAAGTATTCAGCCAGGCAACCGTGCCTTCTGTATGGATTGCAGGAAAAACAATCTGCAGTGATGCCAGCTGGCGCGTTACCATTGAAGATAAGGAATGGATCGATGAAACCGGTAAGGCATCGGATGTTTCTGCTACTACCTATCATTATGCCGCCACTGGTGAATTTGCGGACCCTATGCAGCCGCCATCGGCGTATAAGCTGCCAGTGGTGCGGAAAAGCGCCGTTGCCACCACTTCAGGGCTGACTGATTTCGGAAAGGAAACATTCGGTTATATTAAGCTGCATGGCCTGCGTGGTAAAGGCAAACTTACCATTTACTATGGCGAAAGTAAGGAGGAAGCATTGAGTACGGCAGGCGCGGAAACGCTGGACCAGCTTACGGTTGATCTGCCTGTTAAAAAAGATTCCGTGATGCCGCTGTCGAAGGCTTTCCGTTTTGTAAATATAGTGAAAGAGGGAAACGTAGTCCTGGATTCTGTTTCCATGTTATATGAATATGCAGATCTTCCGGATAAAGGTAGCTTCAGCTGCTCCGATCCGGAGCTGAACAAAATCTATGACGTGGCGAAATATACCCTGCACCTGTGCAGCCGTGAGTTTTTTATTGACGGTATCAAGCGTGACCGGTGGATATGGAGCGGCGATGCCTACCAGAGCGACCTGATGAACTATTACCTGATGAATGATAATACCACTGTTACCCGCACGCTGTATGCCTTACGTGGTAAGGATCCTGTGACGAGTCATATCAATACTATCATGGATTATACGTTTTACTGGTTCATGGGTATATACGATTATTATTTATATACGGGAGATGAACAATTTATGCGTCAGAATTATGAGCGCATGAAATCACTCATCAGCTGGGTACTGGAACGCCGGAATAAAGACGGGCTGCTGGAGTGGCGTCCGGGAGACTGGATATTTATTGACTGGGCCGCAGGACTGAGCAAAGAAGGCGCTATCAGCTTTGAGCAGTTGTTGTTTGCACGAAGTCTGGAAACGATGTCGCTGTGCGCGAAGCTGGTCAACGATAAAGACGGAGCGGTCTATTATGGGGAACTGGCTACCACACTACGTAAGAAGCTATTCGATTATTACTGGAGTAGCCAGAAAAATGCGTTGGTGCATAGCCGTATAAACGGGCAGCCAACGGAAACGGTTACACGCTATGCGAATATGTTTGCTATCTTCTTTGATTACTTCGATGCTGCTCAAAAGCAGGCGGTTAAAAAATCTGTTTTGCTCAATGATGATGTGCAGAAAATCACTACGCCGTATATGCGTTTCTATGAGCTGGAAGCCTTATGTGCCATGGGGGAGCAGGCATATGTGCTGAAAGAAATGAAAGACTATTGGGGCGGTATGCTGCAGTTGGGTGCTACCAGTTTCTGGGAAGAGTATAAGCCGGGTTTAACGGGTGCAGATCACTATGCGATGTATGGCAGGCCATTTGGAAAAAGTCTTTGCCATGCCTGGGGTGCAAGTCCTATTTATTTACTGGGCAAATATTACCTGGGCGTAAAGCCACTCACTGCCGGTTATAAAACCTACCTGGTGCAACCGGAGCTGGGTGGCCTGCAATGGATGAAAGGCGCTGTGCCTACGCCGGATGGCAATATCCTGGTAGATGTCAGCACAAAGCAGATAAAAGTGCACGCACCGGCAGGTACGGGTACTTTGCGTATAAAGAGTAAAACAATGCCGGCAGGTAATGATATTGAGGTGATTAGTGCAGGAGATAATAATTATGAGATCACCATTAAGCCTGCGAGAGATTATGTTATAAATTATACGGCGTTATGA